One bacterium genomic window carries:
- a CDS encoding GxxExxY protein has protein sequence MDRRLKYKELTEKIIGCAYCVYNTMGFGFLESVYEKGCLSKIELNRYKNK, from the coding sequence ATGGACAGGAGGTTAAAATATAAGGAATTGACGGAGAAAATTATTGGCTGTGCTTATTGTGTCTATAATACTATGGGATTTGGGTTCTTAGAATCAGTTTATGAGAAAGGATGCTTGTCAAAAATAGAACTGAATAGATACAAAAACAAATGA
- a CDS encoding ATP-binding protein, with amino-acid sequence MFPKERLKEIIVGNREFILNYVGTIIKREGFYLPEGLNKVIVLYGVRRSGKTFILYGLFRTFKDSALYIDFEDERLADFKVSDFEILKEAFLELNPHLINKPKTFLFDEIQNIKDWERFARRAVEKEKITLFVSGSSSKIMPQEIHTSLRGRAWSIEINPFSFKEYLKIQNILPNKDFIYTEKKIFLKNHFKDYLRWGGFPEIILGKGEFEKAKILKEYLGSIFFKDLVERFRINNIPLLELLIDALFSSFSQRFSLSSFYKQYKDKLPFSKDSLFSYYKYLLESMLIFEVRKFTTSSYKRMRNPAKVYLVDTGLARRITQENIGRLLENIVFLELRRYTENIFYFEEERECDFVVNKDGRLFVYQVCYELNEENRTRELDGLVSSALHIGLKEGCILTYDQEEELYKDGISIKIMPVWKWIIEDANLLSSKTSK; translated from the coding sequence ATGTTTCCAAAAGAAAGACTCAAAGAAATCATCGTAGGCAATCGCGAATTTATATTAAATTATGTAGGCACAATTATCAAAAGGGAAGGGTTTTATCTTCCAGAAGGATTAAACAAGGTCATTGTATTATACGGAGTAAGGAGAAGCGGTAAGACCTTCATCCTTTATGGTCTATTCAGAACCTTCAAAGATTCTGCCCTGTATATTGATTTTGAGGATGAAAGATTAGCTGATTTTAAGGTAAGTGATTTTGAAATACTAAAAGAGGCTTTTTTAGAACTTAATCCCCATCTTATAAATAAACCAAAGACATTTCTCTTTGACGAGATACAGAACATAAAGGATTGGGAAAGATTTGCCAGGCGAGCGGTTGAAAAAGAGAAAATAACCCTATTTGTAAGCGGTTCATCCTCTAAGATTATGCCACAAGAAATACATACATCCCTGAGGGGAAGGGCATGGAGCATAGAGATAAATCCATTTTCTTTTAAAGAATATCTCAAAATCCAAAATATCTTGCCAAACAAAGACTTTATCTATACAGAGAAAAAAATCTTCTTAAAAAACCATTTTAAAGATTACTTAAGATGGGGTGGTTTCCCAGAGATTATCTTAGGAAAGGGTGAGTTTGAAAAGGCTAAAATATTAAAGGAATACCTTGGCTCAATATTCTTTAAAGATTTAGTGGAAAGATTCAGAATAAACAATATCCCTCTTTTAGAACTATTGATCGATGCCCTATTTTCCTCATTCTCCCAAAGATTTTCACTCTCCTCTTTTTATAAGCAATATAAAGATAAACTCCCCTTCTCAAAGGATAGCCTGTTTAGTTATTATAAATACCTTCTTGAAAGTATGCTTATCTTTGAGGTAAGAAAATTTACTACCTCTTCTTATAAAAGGATGAGGAATCCGGCTAAGGTATATCTGGTAGATACAGGGCTTGCAAGAAGGATAACTCAAGAAAACATCGGTAGATTGTTAGAGAACATCGTCTTTTTAGAGTTAAGAAGATATACAGAGAATATCTTCTATTTTGAAGAGGAAAGGGAATGTGATTTTGTGGTAAATAAGGATGGTAGGTTATTTGTCTATCAGGTGTGTTATGAACTGAATGAAGAAAACAGAACCAGGGAATTGGATGGTTTAGTATCATCTGCTCTACATATAGGATTAAAAGAGGGATGTATTTTAACCTATGACCAGGAGGAAGAATTATATAAGGATGGTATCAGTATAAAGATAATGCCTGTCTGGAAATGGATTATCGAAGATGCCAACTTATTGTCAAGTAAGACTTCTAAATAG